The Haloferax volcanii DS2 DNA segment CATCTCTTTGGACTCCTCGGTCACGTCTTCGAGGGTGGCTTCGCCGCGGGCGATAGCCAGCATATCGGATTCGAGTTGCGAGGTCATCTCCTCGCTGACGATGAGCTTCGCGAAGTCCTCGGAGGCCTCCACGACGGCCCGCGCGAGGCGGGTCGGTCGCGGCGGGTCGCTCTCGATGTAGCCGCGGTCGTAGAGCTTCTGAATCACGTCGTGGCGGGTCGCCTTCGTCCCGATGCCCATCTGTTCCATCGTTTCGATGAGCCGCGACTGGCCGTAGCGCCGCGGGGGCTGGGTCTGCTTGGCGTCGAGGTGCGTGTCGGACAGCACGAGCGACTCGCCTTCCTCGACGTCCGGCACGAACGACTCGCTGGAGTTGAAGTACGGGTACACGTCGTGGTAGCCGGCTTCGAGCAGGCGCTTGCCGTTTGCCTTCAGCGAGAGCCCCTCGACCTCGGCGACGACGCGGAGGTGCTCCCAGACGGCGTCCTCGGCGACGGTGGCGAAGAAGCGCCGGACGACGAGTTCGTACACGTCCCACTCGTCGTCTGAGAGGTCGGACGCCGAGGGGAGTTCGCCGGTCGGGTGAATCGGCGGGTGGTCGGTCGTCTCGTTGTCGCCCTCGGTCGGCTCGATTTCCTCCTGTTCGAGGAGGGATTCGGCGTCTTCCTTGAACCGGCGGTCGCCCTCGAACGCGCCGAGCAGTTCGCGCGGGTCGAGGTCGTCGGGGTACACCGTGTTGTCGGTCCGCGGGTAGGTGATGTAACCGGCCGTGTAGAGGTCCTCGGCGATGCTCATCGCCCGCTGGGCGGAGTAGCCGATAGAGCCGGCGGCCCGGATGAACTGCGTGGTGTTGAACGGGGCGGGCGGCGTGTCGGTCCGCGTGCGGCGGTTGACCGACGAGACCTCGGCGGCCTCGACGCCGAGGAGCGTCTGGTAGGCTTCCTCCGCGTCGTCTTCGTCCCAGATGCGCTCGGCTTCGGTGCCGTCGTCGTCGAGATAGAAGTACTGCGCCTCGAACGACTCGGCGTCGCCGTCGGCGTCTTTCGTCAGTTTGGAGAACAGCTCCCAGTAGTCTTCGGGGTCGAACGCGTCGATTTCGCGCTCGCGGTCGACGATGAGTTTCAGCGTCGGCCCCTGCACGCGGCCGACCGAGATGAAGTCGTTGCCGAGCTGGCGGGCCGAAAGCGAGAGGAAGCGCGTGAGCGCCGCCCCCCAGACGAGGTCGATAATCTGTCGGGCCTCGCCCGCGGCGGCGAGGTCGAAGTCGAGGTCGTCGGGGTTCTCGAACGCCTCCGTCACCTCGCGGTTCGTAATCGAGGAAAACCGAACGCGGTCGACGGGCACGTCCTCGTTGACGTCGCGGACGAGTTCGTACGCCTCCTTGCCGATGAGTTCGCCCTCGCGGTCGTAGTCGGTCGCAATGGTAACCTTTCCCGCGCGGCGGGCGAGGCGGCGGAGCGCGGCGACGATGTTCTCCTGCGTGGGGTGTTTCTCGACGGGCGCGCCGATGAGTTCGACCGGCTCCACGTCGCGCCAGTCGTTGTACTCCGGCGGGAAGTCCACGCCGACGACGTGGCCCGACAGCCCGATACAGCGCTTGCCGCCCCACTTGTAGACGTTCACGCCGTTCATTCGCTCCGCGGAGGCGGTCTCGCCGCTCAGGATGTCGGCGATGCGCCTCGCGGCGTTGTCCTTCTCCGTGATGATGAGTTCCGGACCCCTGCTCATTGAGCGGCGATATGTCGGGGGTTGTCCTAAACCTTTCGTGCCGAATTCGAAGCGTAGCGGCCTCAACGCGCGCGGATACGGGCGGGCGGGTGAGCGCCCTCGCGCGCGAAGGTGTGTGTCTGCCGACGCGTCCGCGACACGCCGCGTCTCCCGTCGGATTTCACCGACTCGCTCCGCCGACCCGACGCTAGGAGCGACGACGATACCCGAGACGACTGCGACACGGGAACCGATAACAGCCGCCCGCCGAACCTGACAGCAGAACGACTTTCTCCGACGGCTCGGAAGGGAGCGCCATGCGACAGCCCTCCACCGAACACCTCCGCCTCGGCCTCGCGGTCCTCCTGATATTCACGCCGCTTTGGGGGCCGGCGCTCGGGCTCACCGGCCCGACGTACACCTACGAGTCCGCCGAAATCGGGGTCGAGGATAACCGTCTCGTCGTGCCCGACCGCGACGCTCGCTCGGAGTTGTGGCACGGCATCGACGGGTTCGCCTGCTCGGTCGGGTCGTCGGTGACGCGCTACTGCGCGCTGGAGGCCGCGACCCTGAACGGGACGCTCGCGGTCGACCACCCGGACGTGCAATCGAGTTCTTCAGGGCATCTAGACGTCGAAGAACGGTACCTCGCCTACTACGACGGCCGGGTCTTCGAGCGCGAATCGACGTGGGAGGACGGCCGGTACGTCCTCTCGACGGCGCGCGTCCCGGCCGCGGCGGCGCTGGATGAGGTCGCTCGACCTCCCGACCGATACCCGACCGCGTGGACGGCTATCGAGAACGGGTCGGGGACCGCGGACCGCGAACTCTGGCCGACGGACGCGGGCGCGAGAGTGTTCGAAGTCGACGGCGACTACTACCTCGTCTACCGGACCGGCGTGGACCGCCCGCTTCCGTCGTCGCCGGCGGCGGAGGAGGCGCTGACGTGGTTCGCGGTCGTTCTCGGGTCGGCGATGCTGTTCGGCCGCGACGATGACGACGACTGGTCGTAGTCACGTTCTCCGGGGCTGACAGGAAACGGCCGTCGTCGCGGAGAAGCGAACCCGAAGTCGGTCGGTTATTCGTCCAGTCGCTCGCGGAGCAACTGGTTCACGGTGCCGGGGTCGGCGCTTCCCTGGGACTTCTGCATGACCTGCCCGACGAGGAAGTTCAGCGCGCCGCCCTCGCCGTTGTGGTAGTCCTCGACGGCGTCGGGGTTCTCGTCGATGGCTTCCTGGACGAAGCCGCCGATTTCGTCGTCGTCGGCCTTGCCCAGCCCCGCTTCGTTGACGATGGTGTCGGGGTCCTTGCCCTCGTCGAGCATCTCGCGGAGGACGATTTCCTCGGCGTTCTTCGTCGTCACCTCGTCGGCGGCGACGAGTTCGACGAGCCGCGTGAACTCGTCGAGGCGGTCCGACACGTCCGTGATGTGCATATCGCGGTAGTTGAGTTCGCCGAGGAGGTTGTCGGCGACCCACGTCGCGGCGAGGTCGGCGTCGAACTCGGCGGCCACGTCCTCGAAGAAGTCCGCGACCTCCTTGGTCGAGGTGAGCTTCGAGGCGGACTCCTCGTCGATGCCGTACTCGGTACGGAAGCGCTCGCGGCGGGCGTCGGGGAGCTCCGGAATCGGAATCTCCTCCTTCCAGTGGGCGACCTGGAGCGGCGGGAGGTCGGCCTCGCGGAAGTAGCGGTAGTCCTTTTCTTCTTCCTTCGAGCGCATCGAGACGGTGATGCCGCGGGACTCGTCCCAGTGGCGCGTCTCCTGTTCGACGGCGCGGCCGCGCTGGATGGCGTTCTTCTGGCGGGTGACCTCGTAGGCCAGCGCCTTCTCCGCCCCCTTGTGGCTGGAGATGTTCTTGACCTCGGTGCGGTTGGCCGCTTCGAGCGCGTCGTCGGAAATCGCGCCGTCGTCGTCGACCTCGTCGGCGGGGACGAGCGAGATGTTGGCGTCGATGCGGAGCGAGCCGTCGCGGGTGGCGTCGAACACGCCGAGGTATTCGAGCACCTCTTCGAGCTTGGCGAGGAACGCGCGGGTCTCCTGCGGGCTTCGGAAGTCGGGTTCGGTGACGATTTCGACCAGCGGCGTGCCGGCGCGGTTGTAGTTGACGAGCGTGTAGTCCGCCGTGTCGATGCTGCCGCCTTTGTGCTGGAGGCTCCCGGGGTCCTCTTCGAGGTGGGCGCGCGTGATGCCGATGTCGCGGCGGGTACCCTCGACGGACACTTCCAGCGTCCCGTCGGCGCAGATGGGCGCGTCGTACTGGGTTATCTGGAAGTTCTTGGGCAGGTCGGGGTAGTAGTAGTTCTTCCGGTGGAAGCGGGTGTCCTCGGCGATGTCGGCGTTCAGCGCCTTGCCGATTTTGACCGCCGACTCCACCGCCGCCTCGTTGAGCACCGGGAGCGCGCCCGGCAGTCCGAGACAGACGGGGCACACGCGGGTGTTCGGCTCCTCGTCCTCGGCAGGCTCGGTCGAACAGCTACAGAAAATCTTCGTGGCCGTCTCGAGCTGAACGTGGACCTCCAACCCGATGACGACCGCGAGTTCGCGCTGTTCGAGCGCTTGCGCAGTCATTGGCCGGGCTTCGACGGCGGTGGGCTAAAGACTAACGGGACTGGTCGCGGTGGACCCCGTTCGCGGGTCGGCGGCCCGACACCGAGCCCTGTGACACCCGACAGACAATCACTAACGAGGTTTTATATACTGGCGTTTCATCACCACGATTTACGGAACTCGTTCACATATGACAAACGATACCACCTCGGATAGATGGGCACCGATTCGGACCGCCGGCCGACTCTCGGCGCATCTCCGGACGCATCTGACGGTCCTTCTCATCGTCGTCGTCGCGGAACTCATCGGGACGATAACGTTCCCGCTCGGACCGGGCCAGGTCGTGCTCCTGCCGCTTCTGTACGCGGTCGTTCTCGGCCTCGCCCTCAGTTACAGCGTCCTCGGGTCGGTCATCGAACCGCTCCGGTCGGTCGTCGACGAGGACGTGAGCCGCATCGCCTCGCCGCTTCTCGTCGTCGCGCTGATGCCGCTCGGCGTGAAATACGGGACGCTCGTCGCGCCCTCGTTCTACGACCTCGTGGCGGCCGGGCCGGCGTTCGTCCTCCAGGAGTTCGGGAACCTCGGCACGATTCTCATCGCGCTCCCGCTCGCCCTGCTGTTGGGCCTCAAACGCGAGTCCATCGGCGCGGCGGTCAGCATCGCCCGCGAACCGACCCTCGGCGTCATCACCGACAAGTACGGCATCGAGTCGCCCGAGGGCCGCGGCGTCCTCGGGACCTACATGACCGGCACGGTCCTCGGAACCGTCTTCTTCGGCCTGCTCGGCGGCTTCGCGCCCGCGACGGGGCTGCACCCGCTCGCGCTCTCGATGGCCTGTGGCATGGGGTCGGCGAGCATGATGACCGCCTGTTCCACGTCGCTGGCGACCGCCGTCGGCGGTGCGGGCGTCGCCGAGGACCAGATTCTGAGCTTCGCCGCGACGAGCAACCTCCTGACCGGCATCACGGGGCTCTACATGGTCATCCTCGTCGGCCTCCCGGTCATCACGCGTCTGTACGCGGTCCTCGCGCCCGTGTTCGGCCGCGACACCGCCGCGGCCGACGGAGGTGAGTGAGATGTCGATGTCGACCCCGGAGTTCTCCGTCGAGTCGCTGAAGATGCTGCTCGTGGTGGCGTTCCTGACGCTGACGGCCAACTTCATCGCCACCGGCACGGGCTTCGTCGCCGCGCTCCCCGGCACGGCGCTCATCGTCGTCCTCGGCCTCGTCGCCCTGCTCATGGGGCGGCTGATTCCGCTGGACCTGCCGGCGTTCGCCTACGCGATGGTGCTCGCGTTCGCGCTCGCACTGCCGTTTTCGCCGGTGCAAGCGCCGTTTCTCGCCGCGGTCGGAGAAATCGATTTCCTCGCCACGACGACGCCGATTCTCGCCTACGCGGGCCTCTCTATCGGCCTCCAGACCGGGAAGATGAAGGAGGTCAGCTGGAAGCTCGTCCTCGTGGCCGTGTTCGTCTTCTTCGGCACGTTCTTCGGCTCGGCGCTCATCTCGCAGGCCGTGCTGTCCGCACAGGGGATTATCTGATGTCGCGCCTCACGACCGCCCGCCGTCCGCGCCGGGGTGAGACGCGATGACCGACGACCGCGTCGCGGCCCTCAAAGCCCGCGTCTGCGACGCTATTGACGACCGCGCGGACGAGATTATCGACTTCGCGAAGGACGTGCAGGCCGAACCGGAACTCGGCTACAAGGAGGTGAAGACGACCGAGAAGGTCGTCTCGCTGTTCGAAGACCTCGACCTCGACGTGGAGACGGAGCTGGCGATTACCGGCGCTCGCGCCCGCGCGGGGTCGGGCGACTTCGTCGCGGCCGTCCT contains these protein-coding regions:
- a CDS encoding DNA topoisomerase I produces the protein MSRGPELIITEKDNAARRIADILSGETASAERMNGVNVYKWGGKRCIGLSGHVVGVDFPPEYNDWRDVEPVELIGAPVEKHPTQENIVAALRRLARRAGKVTIATDYDREGELIGKEAYELVRDVNEDVPVDRVRFSSITNREVTEAFENPDDLDFDLAAAGEARQIIDLVWGAALTRFLSLSARQLGNDFISVGRVQGPTLKLIVDREREIDAFDPEDYWELFSKLTKDADGDAESFEAQYFYLDDDGTEAERIWDEDDAEEAYQTLLGVEAAEVSSVNRRTRTDTPPAPFNTTQFIRAAGSIGYSAQRAMSIAEDLYTAGYITYPRTDNTVYPDDLDPRELLGAFEGDRRFKEDAESLLEQEEIEPTEGDNETTDHPPIHPTGELPSASDLSDDEWDVYELVVRRFFATVAEDAVWEHLRVVAEVEGLSLKANGKRLLEAGYHDVYPYFNSSESFVPDVEEGESLVLSDTHLDAKQTQPPRRYGQSRLIETMEQMGIGTKATRHDVIQKLYDRGYIESDPPRPTRLARAVVEASEDFAKLIVSEEMTSQLESDMLAIARGEATLEDVTEESKEMLGEVFEGLMESREELGKQLQDSLKADKTVGTCPDCGGDLVVRKSRRGSYFIGCDSYPDCTYTLPLPSTGKPLIMEESCEDHDLHHIKMLAGRKTFVHGCPLCKAEEADEEDDLVIGTCPECGEEHDGELAIKRLRSGSRLVGCTRYPDCDYSLPLPRRGDIEVTDESCEEHDLPELRITYEGDREPWELGCPICNYREYQAQQNGEGGSELESINGIGAKTAEKLKDAGIEDVKTLKASEPDDIAAKVEGVGADTVRKWQTAAD
- the gatB gene encoding Asp-tRNA(Asn)/Glu-tRNA(Gln) amidotransferase subunit GatB; its protein translation is MTAQALEQRELAVVIGLEVHVQLETATKIFCSCSTEPAEDEEPNTRVCPVCLGLPGALPVLNEAAVESAVKIGKALNADIAEDTRFHRKNYYYPDLPKNFQITQYDAPICADGTLEVSVEGTRRDIGITRAHLEEDPGSLQHKGGSIDTADYTLVNYNRAGTPLVEIVTEPDFRSPQETRAFLAKLEEVLEYLGVFDATRDGSLRIDANISLVPADEVDDDGAISDDALEAANRTEVKNISSHKGAEKALAYEVTRQKNAIQRGRAVEQETRHWDESRGITVSMRSKEEEKDYRYFREADLPPLQVAHWKEEIPIPELPDARRERFRTEYGIDEESASKLTSTKEVADFFEDVAAEFDADLAATWVADNLLGELNYRDMHITDVSDRLDEFTRLVELVAADEVTTKNAEEIVLREMLDEGKDPDTIVNEAGLGKADDDEIGGFVQEAIDENPDAVEDYHNGEGGALNFLVGQVMQKSQGSADPGTVNQLLRERLDE
- a CDS encoding DUF3100 domain-containing protein is translated as MTNDTTSDRWAPIRTAGRLSAHLRTHLTVLLIVVVAELIGTITFPLGPGQVVLLPLLYAVVLGLALSYSVLGSVIEPLRSVVDEDVSRIASPLLVVALMPLGVKYGTLVAPSFYDLVAAGPAFVLQEFGNLGTILIALPLALLLGLKRESIGAAVSIAREPTLGVITDKYGIESPEGRGVLGTYMTGTVLGTVFFGLLGGFAPATGLHPLALSMACGMGSASMMTACSTSLATAVGGAGVAEDQILSFAATSNLLTGITGLYMVILVGLPVITRLYAVLAPVFGRDTAAADGGE